One region of uncultured Methanolobus sp. genomic DNA includes:
- a CDS encoding ISH3 family transposase, with amino-acid sequence MSFPPYNSRTTSKLELKPKQCIDTVLKPLIDNIDIKINGSLSSNDLFYTAICMAVDNGSVHSASKHYQDIPCETSLRYHLRKLSLEELILINENILLQGVVSTLRPKKKYEFAIDFTNDPYYGTIDSSNEDYVIRSQVKRSTNSFYSYVSLSIINKNERYTIAVLPVERNKTKVDFLTYFIDLIKELNLNIKVLCLDREFSSVDVFELLRNRDIPHIIPIVRRGKVIKQLLEGRKARSAEYVMRNAQKKEVRLDIIIDVKYLKGKRGKCGCENLGFVVYGVNWSPRKVSTVYRRRFAIESSYRMRNIVKPKTSTRDVTLRYFFTLISFLLRNTWLYLLKIHFTIVKPGPITIDEDKFRFARFILFVEEWIRRKLRIQLIVQCLR; translated from the coding sequence ATGTCATTTCCACCATACAATTCACGAACCACTTCTAAACTTGAACTAAAACCAAAACAATGTATTGACACTGTTCTTAAACCACTCATAGATAATATCGATATCAAGATAAATGGCTCACTTAGTTCTAATGATCTATTTTACACTGCCATATGTATGGCAGTGGATAACGGTTCAGTTCATTCTGCATCAAAACATTATCAAGATATTCCTTGTGAGACATCTTTAAGATATCATCTCAGGAAACTAAGTCTTGAAGAGCTTATCTTGATAAATGAGAATATTCTTCTTCAAGGTGTTGTCAGCACTTTAAGACCAAAGAAAAAGTATGAGTTTGCTATCGATTTTACTAATGATCCATATTACGGGACAATTGACTCGTCCAATGAAGACTACGTGATACGAAGTCAGGTCAAGAGATCCACAAATTCATTTTATTCGTATGTATCACTTTCGATCATAAACAAGAATGAGAGGTATACTATTGCAGTCCTTCCTGTGGAGAGAAATAAAACAAAGGTAGATTTCCTTACTTACTTCATAGATCTTATTAAAGAACTAAATCTCAATATCAAGGTACTTTGTTTGGATAGAGAGTTCAGTTCTGTAGATGTATTTGAGTTATTACGGAACAGGGATATCCCTCATATCATACCAATAGTAAGAAGAGGAAAAGTTATCAAGCAACTACTTGAAGGGAGAAAAGCAAGGTCTGCTGAATATGTGATGAGGAATGCTCAAAAGAAAGAAGTTCGCTTAGATATCATAATTGATGTCAAGTATCTGAAAGGTAAAAGAGGTAAATGTGGATGTGAGAACCTTGGTTTTGTTGTTTATGGGGTTAACTGGTCTCCAAGGAAAGTTAGTACAGTCTATAGAAGGCGATTTGCTATCGAGTCATCATATAGGATGAGAAATATCGTCAAACCAAAAACATCAACAAGGGACGTTACTTTAAGATACTTCTTTACTTTAATATCGTTCCTGCTCAGAAATACATGGCTTTACCTCCTGAAAATACATTTTACTATTGTAAAACCAGGTCCAATAACCATTGACGAGGATAAGTTCAGGTTTGCCAGATTTATTCTGTTTGTTGAAGAATGGATTAGAAGAAAGTTAAGAATACAGTTAATAGTGCAGTGTTTAAGGTAA
- a CDS encoding PGF-CTERM sorting domain-containing protein, whose amino-acid sequence MIQKRSVYSFLILLIVLVSATSSGCLRDFDEQESSHLGIRDVELSADSVKSTYVWLNVTTYVENMGANSDSNATVVLKVFNKNTGLLEKKQEARIGPIEQWETKAVSQSISLLKSEDYRISTTIMDDGQLSYERKMILTGLDTLQNDMHDTGIQIETIDFLVRETSSKGVVIQNDIYLKNEGLETSKDYRILIKAREMDARLVADKEWISSGEIKPEETSIRSVNLTVPAGYNYVVEISVWDGNTIVNTDEDYMQLNPEKVIDKDQLVQNKDINTADFLVEDEEDYNWEYDYVAGETADEAETPGFTGPIAIIGFIAALYMARRRLQ is encoded by the coding sequence ATGATACAGAAACGTTCAGTTTATTCTTTCCTCATACTGCTTATTGTTCTGGTTTCAGCAACATCCAGCGGATGCCTGCGTGACTTCGATGAACAGGAAAGCTCTCATTTGGGGATAAGGGACGTTGAGCTCTCGGCAGATAGTGTCAAAAGCACTTATGTCTGGCTCAATGTGACCACTTACGTAGAGAACATGGGTGCTAACAGCGATAGCAATGCAACTGTTGTCCTGAAAGTATTCAACAAAAATACCGGACTTCTTGAGAAGAAGCAGGAAGCGAGGATAGGACCAATAGAACAATGGGAAACTAAGGCAGTCAGCCAGAGCATCAGCCTTCTGAAAAGTGAGGACTACCGCATCAGTACAACCATCATGGATGACGGGCAACTGAGTTATGAAAGAAAGATGATACTTACAGGACTCGACACCCTGCAAAACGACATGCATGACACCGGAATCCAGATAGAGACTATTGACTTCCTAGTGCGAGAGACAAGCTCAAAAGGAGTTGTTATCCAGAATGACATTTATCTGAAGAATGAAGGACTTGAAACTTCCAAGGATTATCGCATACTAATCAAGGCCAGGGAAATGGATGCACGCCTTGTTGCAGATAAGGAATGGATAAGCTCCGGTGAAATTAAGCCGGAAGAAACTTCCATTCGAAGCGTGAATCTTACAGTTCCTGCCGGTTATAATTATGTTGTGGAAATCAGTGTATGGGATGGAAATACCATTGTCAATACAGATGAGGATTACATGCAGCTCAACCCGGAGAAAGTGATTGACAAAGACCAGCTTGTGCAGAACAAGGATATCAATACAGCCGACTTCCTGGTGGAAGATGAAGAGGACTACAACTGGGAATATGATTATGTTGCCGGAGAAACGGCAGACGAAGCAGAAACTCCCGGATTTACAGGGCCAATAGCCATAATTGGTTTTATTGCAGCGCTATACATGGCGAGGAGGAGATTGCAATGA
- a CDS encoding MazG nucleotide pyrophosphohydrolase domain-containing protein, with translation MEISEFQKRMYDLYAHNDKRRGSAATTLWLVEEIGELAEAIRREDMENIREELADCFAWIGALANLYDIDLEAAFLEKYPDKCPTCKQNPCICTD, from the coding sequence ATGGAAATTTCTGAATTCCAGAAACGCATGTATGACCTTTACGCCCACAACGATAAAAGAAGAGGTTCAGCTGCAACAACACTCTGGCTTGTGGAAGAGATAGGCGAACTTGCGGAAGCCATCCGCAGGGAAGACATGGAGAACATCAGGGAAGAGCTTGCAGATTGTTTCGCATGGATCGGAGCACTTGCAAATCTCTATGATATTGATCTTGAAGCTGCATTTCTGGAGAAATATCCGGACAAGTGCCCCACATGTAAACAAAATCCGTGCATCTGTACGGATTGA
- the hisF gene encoding imidazole glycerol phosphate synthase subunit HisF, which yields MLTKRIIPCLDVTLDEEGGTVVKGIEFVDLRKAGDPVELAKRYNEQGADELVFLDITASHEGRGTMVKVIERTADEVFIPLTVGGGINSIDDIRQILRAGADKVSINTAAVKNPDLIKESSEIFGAQCIVTAIDCKRNLDVENNPDKTVIELEDGTPAWYEVVIYGGRQPTGIDAVQWAKKVEELGSGEILLTSMDRDGTYDGFDIPITKKLSEELEIPIIASGGVGNPEHMYEGFTKGKADAALAASIFHFGEYTVNDVKEHLKEKDIPVRL from the coding sequence ATGCTTACAAAAAGGATCATACCATGTCTTGATGTTACGCTTGATGAAGAAGGCGGAACTGTCGTCAAGGGAATAGAATTTGTAGACCTGAGAAAAGCAGGAGACCCTGTGGAACTCGCCAAGAGATATAATGAACAGGGAGCCGATGAGCTTGTATTCCTTGACATTACCGCATCACATGAAGGAAGAGGAACGATGGTCAAGGTCATCGAAAGGACTGCAGACGAGGTATTTATTCCACTTACAGTTGGTGGCGGAATTAATTCCATCGATGACATACGCCAGATTCTCAGGGCAGGTGCAGACAAGGTATCTATAAACACAGCAGCCGTAAAAAATCCAGACCTCATAAAAGAATCATCTGAGATTTTCGGTGCACAGTGTATTGTTACAGCAATCGACTGCAAACGCAACCTTGATGTTGAGAACAATCCAGATAAGACCGTTATTGAGCTGGAAGACGGCACACCTGCATGGTACGAGGTTGTAATTTACGGCGGCAGGCAGCCAACGGGAATCGATGCTGTTCAATGGGCAAAAAAAGTGGAGGAACTTGGTTCCGGCGAGATACTGCTTACCAGCATGGACAGGGACGGAACCTATGATGGATTTGACATCCCGATAACAAAAAAGCTCTCAGAGGAACTTGAAATCCCAATCATCGCATCCGGTGGAGTAGGTAATCCAGAGCACATGTATGAGGGTTTCACAAAAGGGAAAGCCGATGCAGCACTGGCAGCAAGTATTTTCCACTTTGGCGAATACACTGTAAATGATGTGAAAGAGCATCTTAAAGAAAAAGACATTCCGGTAAGACTCTGA
- a CDS encoding DUF6064 family protein, with translation MDFPFTKDQFMNMFGSYNTDVFPFQVFLYLLAGVALYLVFSKKEYSNKVISAILAFFWFWMGAVFHLLYFAPINKSSYLFGILFIVQGVLFLKYGVLDRKLSFSFSKDIYGLTGLAMILYGLLLYPVFGYFIGHVYPYQPTFGVPCPTTIFTFGLLLWTSPKIPKVILVVPLLWSFMGSTAALGFGILEDVLLLVSGIVGVVLIWYRDKQMQ, from the coding sequence ATGGATTTTCCTTTCACAAAAGACCAATTCATGAATATGTTTGGAAGCTATAATACGGATGTTTTTCCCTTCCAGGTATTCCTCTATCTTCTTGCAGGTGTAGCGTTGTATCTGGTGTTCAGTAAAAAAGAATACTCCAATAAGGTTATATCCGCAATACTTGCTTTCTTCTGGTTCTGGATGGGCGCTGTTTTCCATCTACTCTATTTTGCTCCGATAAACAAATCTTCCTACCTGTTCGGTATCCTGTTCATCGTTCAGGGTGTTCTGTTCCTGAAATACGGAGTGCTTGACAGGAAACTTTCCTTCAGTTTCAGTAAGGATATATACGGGTTGACAGGTCTGGCAATGATCCTGTACGGACTGCTGCTCTATCCGGTGTTCGGGTATTTCATAGGGCATGTCTACCCGTACCAGCCGACCTTCGGTGTCCCATGCCCCACCACGATATTCACTTTCGGACTTCTGTTGTGGACTTCTCCGAAGATACCAAAAGTAATTCTTGTGGTTCCTCTGCTATGGTCATTCATGGGCTCCACGGCTGCCCTTGGATTTGGGATACTGGAAGATGTACTGCTGCTGGTATCAGGTATAGTTGGGGTTGTTTTGATATGGTATAGGGATAAGCAGATGCAATAA
- a CDS encoding type II toxin-antitoxin system RelE/ParE family toxin: MNVHQHASKFLTSQDTETKSRLIEGLKKLQNDHLSHDVKKLKGTKGRQDLYRLRIGDYRAIFAIENDIVNVLEITPRGYGYKWL, from the coding sequence GTGAACGTGCACCAGCATGCCAGTAAGTTTCTAACCTCACAAGATACTGAAACGAAAAGCAGACTAATTGAAGGACTTAAGAAATTACAGAACGATCACTTAAGCCACGATGTGAAAAAACTGAAAGGCACAAAAGGAAGGCAGGATCTTTATCGTCTGCGTATTGGAGATTACAGAGCTATTTTTGCGATTGAGAATGATATTGTTAACGTACTTGAGATAACTCCGAGGGGCTATGGGTATAAGTGGCTTTGA
- a CDS encoding HNH endonuclease gives MRPVCKGAIPTDANGNDVEYSDYSNARGELVKRLGEYCSYCEMHLDSSLAVEHVKPKKPKGETEVIVERELDWNNFLLACSNCNSTKGNLDVDLDDYFWPDRDNTLLAFNYCEGGIIVASNILDMNLMGKANATIKLIGLDKNPLNDHTCSDRRWLNRRETWDLAIRLKERLTRNNNEDFRDSIVDLMEAKGYWSIWMTVFKDDSNMLQRFIQALPGTAQECFNEYGALLHRHNGLI, from the coding sequence ATGCGCCCTGTTTGTAAGGGAGCTATACCCACTGATGCAAATGGAAATGATGTAGAATATTCCGATTATTCTAATGCAAGAGGTGAACTTGTCAAAAGACTGGGAGAATATTGTTCATATTGTGAGATGCATTTAGATTCATCGCTAGCTGTAGAGCACGTAAAACCGAAAAAACCTAAAGGTGAGACTGAAGTAATCGTGGAACGTGAATTAGATTGGAATAATTTTCTTTTGGCTTGTTCTAACTGCAACTCTACTAAAGGTAATCTGGATGTTGATTTAGATGATTACTTTTGGCCAGATCGTGATAACACTTTACTAGCTTTCAATTACTGTGAAGGCGGTATTATAGTGGCTTCTAATATTCTAGACATGAATTTAATGGGAAAAGCGAACGCAACTATCAAATTAATCGGTTTAGATAAGAACCCACTGAATGATCACACATGTTCTGACCGCCGATGGCTAAATCGCAGGGAAACCTGGGATTTAGCCATAAGATTAAAAGAACGTCTCACAAGAAATAATAATGAAGATTTCCGTGACAGTATTGTTGATTTGATGGAGGCAAAAGGCTATTGGAGCATTTGGATGACGGTATTTAAAGATGATTCTAATATGTTACAGCGATTTATTCAGGCTTTGCCAGGGACTGCACAAGAGTGTTTTAATGAATATGGTGCATTACTTCACCGACATAATGGTCTTATATAA
- a CDS encoding AAA family ATPase: MKIHTLRLRNFRKFSDYTFQFNSQFTVLIGDNASGKSSVLDASSIMLGSYLLKFNVGSGGRSGIKKTDAKLKIFEKNDQITLEQQVPIFLTAQGTLHGNNIEWTRNLGDRGKEARELIQIGHEDLLSVSKGEDVNLPIMLYYGTGRLWDYHRKVPVGKPESRTVGYRNCLDMKSDHHLFEKWFKHLELSALQRNKNIGTLEAVRLAVKTCIPKAEHFYYDVANDSLIIEFKDEGYCLFGNLSDGYRNMIAMVADIAHRCARLNPHLAAEAARESSGVVLIDEIDLHLHPQWQRHVVRDLKKAFPKMQFIVTTHSPFILQSLELGEVIDLNKTDFGITLSSIDDIATPAPSGEYSDKSIEDIVEYVMGVEVPQRSHRQQEMYSVAKQYYTVLQEAKDSNNSKKEELKSKLDELSAPFSDNQAYHAFLEMERIDAGLGSQKRKGYK; the protein is encoded by the coding sequence ATGAAAATACATACTCTTCGGTTACGTAATTTTCGCAAATTTTCAGATTATACCTTCCAATTCAATTCTCAGTTTACTGTTTTGATTGGAGATAATGCATCAGGAAAGTCATCTGTATTAGATGCATCTTCAATCATGCTTGGTAGTTATTTGCTCAAATTTAATGTTGGATCAGGAGGAAGAAGTGGAATTAAAAAAACAGATGCAAAACTAAAAATTTTTGAAAAAAATGACCAAATCACTCTTGAGCAACAAGTGCCCATATTTTTGACTGCACAGGGGACTTTACATGGAAATAATATAGAGTGGACAAGAAATTTGGGAGATCGCGGTAAAGAGGCACGTGAGCTTATTCAAATTGGTCACGAAGATTTGCTATCTGTTAGTAAAGGCGAAGATGTAAATCTTCCTATTATGCTATATTATGGGACAGGCAGATTATGGGATTATCATCGAAAAGTTCCCGTAGGAAAACCTGAATCCAGAACCGTGGGTTACAGAAACTGCTTAGACATGAAGTCAGATCATCATCTTTTTGAAAAATGGTTTAAACATTTAGAACTTTCAGCTCTACAGAGAAATAAAAATATTGGAACTCTGGAAGCTGTACGCCTAGCTGTTAAAACTTGCATCCCTAAAGCTGAGCATTTTTATTACGATGTAGCTAACGATTCTCTTATAATTGAATTTAAAGATGAAGGTTACTGCCTATTTGGTAATTTAAGTGATGGATATAGAAACATGATTGCTATGGTTGCAGATATTGCACATCGTTGTGCCCGCCTGAATCCCCATCTGGCGGCAGAAGCTGCAAGAGAAAGTTCAGGGGTAGTGTTAATTGATGAAATTGATCTTCACCTTCATCCACAATGGCAGCGCCATGTTGTTAGAGATTTGAAAAAAGCATTTCCAAAAATGCAGTTCATTGTTACCACTCATTCGCCTTTTATATTACAATCTCTTGAATTGGGAGAGGTCATAGACCTTAATAAAACAGATTTCGGCATTACTTTGTCTTCGATAGATGATATTGCTACTCCAGCTCCGAGTGGTGAATATAGTGATAAGAGTATTGAAGATATTGTAGAATATGTAATGGGAGTAGAAGTTCCTCAAAGAAGTCATCGTCAACAAGAAATGTATTCTGTTGCAAAACAGTATTATACAGTACTTCAAGAAGCAAAAGATTCCAATAATAGCAAAAAAGAAGAATTGAAATCTAAATTGGATGAACTATCTGCACCATTTAGTGATAATCAAGCGTATCATGCTTTTCTTGAGATGGAGCGTATAGATGCAGGTTTAGGCTCACAGAAAAGGAAGGGGTATAAATAA
- the hisH gene encoding imidazole glycerol phosphate synthase subunit HisH, which yields MKKIVIIDYGLGNLRSVRKGLEHAGADVIISSDPEEIKSADGVILPGVGAFRDAMKNVEVLRRTIDKYVASGKPMLGICLGQQMMLSTSEEGGLTEGLDLVKGQVLRFPHSELKVPHMGWNSIKITQEHPIFDGIPEGSFVYFVHSYYVDTTDKNTLISCEYGTEFAAAIVNDAGNVIGIQFHPEKSGDIGLNILKNFVAMC from the coding sequence ATGAAGAAGATCGTTATCATCGATTACGGACTTGGCAACCTCAGAAGTGTTCGCAAGGGGCTGGAACACGCAGGTGCGGACGTAATCATTTCAAGTGATCCTGAAGAGATTAAAAGTGCAGATGGTGTTATCCTTCCGGGTGTCGGTGCTTTCAGGGATGCGATGAAGAACGTGGAAGTTCTCAGAAGAACCATTGACAAATATGTAGCATCTGGAAAGCCAATGCTTGGCATCTGCCTTGGACAGCAGATGATGTTAAGCACATCAGAAGAGGGTGGACTCACTGAAGGCCTTGACCTTGTAAAAGGCCAGGTACTCAGGTTTCCACACTCTGAACTCAAAGTCCCTCACATGGGATGGAACTCAATCAAAATCACTCAGGAACATCCTATTTTTGATGGAATACCCGAAGGTTCATTTGTCTATTTTGTACATTCATACTACGTGGACACTACAGATAAGAACACGCTTATTTCATGCGAATACGGGACAGAATTTGCAGCCGCTATTGTCAATGATGCAGGGAATGTTATCGGAATCCAGTTCCACCCTGAGAAAAGCGGTGATATCGGCCTTAATATACTGAAGAACTTTGTTGCCATGTGCTAA
- a CDS encoding AIR synthase-related protein, whose amino-acid sequence MDIEGYAKRGLTNNESDLEDKLTARILEVKKTNPEHARKLAQATITEAKATLVLKGDVLEPTVSGVTMGEFGVGSRGLGDFYTHEKIAEVIGKTKAVVDTTHLDDSGVVKSDGGEYVILTVDGMHSRLSDYSFLAGFHVARAALRDVYVMGARPVAMLSDIHVADDGDVGKVFDHIAGITAVADLSNIPLITGSTLRIGGDMVIGERMTGGVGAVGVSSDLTSREQTQVGDVILMTEGAGGGTISTTALYYEMHDIVDETINIKFLDACEKLLDSGLVKHIHAMTDVTNGGIRGDAKEISRTAGVKLIFEEKDMRKLVNPRVFDMLESLEIDYLGVSLDALLIIAPEEYAEDIMKTIRSADVDISVIGEVVEGTGAEVIIDGEVRDFTPRFRESAYTPIKKMIGDENPRDFEEMKKAIDTAALNAIEKKRRVVEMVKRK is encoded by the coding sequence ATGGATATTGAAGGCTACGCAAAACGAGGGCTCACTAACAATGAGTCTGACCTTGAAGATAAACTGACTGCCAGAATACTGGAAGTTAAAAAAACAAATCCTGAACATGCACGTAAACTTGCACAGGCAACCATCACCGAAGCAAAAGCAACCCTTGTCCTGAAAGGTGATGTACTCGAACCCACCGTATCCGGTGTGACAATGGGAGAATTCGGTGTTGGTTCCAGAGGTCTTGGAGATTTCTATACCCATGAGAAGATTGCAGAGGTAATCGGCAAGACAAAAGCAGTGGTGGACACCACACACCTTGACGACTCAGGAGTTGTAAAATCCGATGGTGGAGAATATGTCATTCTTACAGTCGACGGCATGCACTCCAGACTTAGCGATTATTCATTCCTTGCAGGATTCCACGTTGCAAGGGCAGCATTGCGAGATGTTTATGTCATGGGTGCAAGACCTGTGGCAATGCTTTCTGATATACATGTAGCAGATGACGGAGATGTTGGCAAGGTCTTTGACCACATTGCAGGTATCACTGCGGTGGCTGATCTGTCAAATATCCCACTCATAACAGGCAGCACATTAAGAATCGGTGGCGACATGGTCATCGGTGAACGTATGACCGGAGGAGTCGGTGCTGTTGGCGTTTCAAGCGACCTTACATCACGCGAGCAGACACAGGTAGGAGACGTCATCCTCATGACAGAAGGAGCAGGTGGTGGAACAATATCCACAACTGCACTCTATTATGAAATGCATGATATCGTTGATGAGACGATCAACATAAAGTTCCTTGATGCATGCGAAAAGCTGCTGGATTCCGGCCTTGTAAAACACATCCACGCAATGACAGATGTTACAAACGGTGGAATTCGCGGAGATGCAAAAGAAATATCCAGAACAGCAGGTGTCAAGCTTATTTTTGAAGAAAAGGACATGAGAAAACTAGTCAATCCAAGAGTCTTTGACATGCTTGAATCACTGGAGATCGACTATCTTGGAGTTTCCCTTGATGCTTTGCTCATCATTGCACCCGAGGAATATGCTGAAGACATCATGAAGACCATCAGAAGCGCAGATGTTGATATTTCGGTAATTGGAGAAGTTGTAGAAGGAACCGGTGCAGAGGTCATAATTGATGGAGAAGTAAGGGATTTCACACCACGCTTCAGAGAATCAGCATACACACCTATCAAGAAGATGATAGGTGATGAGAATCCACGTGACTTTGAAGAGATGAAAAAAGCCATTGATACAGCAGCTCTTAATGCAATTGAGAAGAAACGTCGCGTCGTTGAAATGGTTAAAAGAAAGTAG
- a CDS encoding nodulation protein NfeD, with protein sequence MLHKCQSYLSTFLFLTLLLSFVSGNACAAEQQKVLVVDISDSITPVTDDVLADAIAFAENDNYEALVITLNTPGGNLDETISIMEQIASTDVPVVGYVYPEGTKAWSAGTLILISTDVAAMAPYTIIGSAQPVTVTASGSEPVEEDKIINAIVKRATENAKMHGRNETAAEKFITENLNIDAETALEYGVIEYVASDIDDLMSQLDGVEVKDKVLETDGADVTYYEPSLRLAFMGIISNPIVSSMLLLLGVYAIILGISHPGFGAELFGVIAIALGLIGTGFDVDIGALFLVVAGVALLVLEFQAPGFGIFGIAGLVCIIAGSILLVPTDFPNNYTPAEFQRTLIISVATPTIIIGLFFVFIIYKVFEVRRKKPLFGELVGDMALALEPIGNGQTGYVLHRGQHWKARSSDIIEKDDKVTILEKDGVVLVVKKLKDESEPENLIDDEQD encoded by the coding sequence ATGCTACATAAGTGCCAGTCATACCTGAGCACTTTTCTTTTTTTAACGTTGCTCTTATCTTTTGTATCAGGCAATGCATGTGCTGCAGAACAACAGAAGGTACTGGTAGTGGATATCTCAGATTCTATTACTCCGGTGACAGATGATGTTTTAGCAGATGCTATTGCCTTTGCAGAAAACGACAACTATGAGGCTCTTGTCATAACTCTCAACACTCCAGGTGGCAACCTTGATGAAACAATTTCCATAATGGAACAGATAGCTTCAACTGATGTACCGGTTGTTGGATATGTCTACCCGGAAGGTACAAAAGCATGGTCTGCAGGAACTTTGATACTTATCAGTACCGATGTTGCTGCAATGGCACCTTATACCATAATTGGTTCGGCACAACCGGTAACTGTTACTGCAAGCGGAAGTGAACCTGTAGAAGAAGACAAGATCATTAATGCCATTGTCAAAAGAGCGACCGAGAATGCAAAAATGCATGGTCGTAATGAGACTGCTGCTGAGAAGTTCATAACAGAGAACCTGAATATTGATGCTGAAACCGCTCTGGAGTATGGGGTAATTGAGTACGTTGCATCGGATATTGATGACCTGATGTCACAGCTTGATGGTGTTGAAGTAAAGGATAAGGTTCTTGAAACCGATGGTGCGGATGTAACCTACTATGAGCCATCCCTCAGGCTGGCTTTCATGGGAATTATCTCCAATCCTATCGTTTCATCGATGCTTCTGCTTCTTGGTGTTTATGCCATTATACTTGGAATCTCACATCCGGGTTTTGGTGCTGAACTCTTTGGTGTGATTGCTATTGCACTCGGACTTATCGGAACAGGCTTTGATGTGGATATCGGTGCATTGTTCCTGGTTGTTGCCGGTGTAGCGTTGCTCGTACTTGAATTCCAGGCGCCGGGCTTTGGAATTTTTGGGATTGCGGGTCTTGTGTGCATAATTGCAGGCAGCATACTGCTGGTTCCTACCGATTTCCCGAATAACTATACTCCTGCGGAATTCCAGAGAACATTGATAATATCTGTGGCGACGCCAACAATAATAATCGGTCTTTTCTTTGTGTTCATCATTTACAAGGTGTTTGAGGTCAGAAGGAAGAAACCGTTATTTGGTGAACTTGTTGGCGATATGGCTCTAGCACTTGAACCAATTGGAAACGGTCAGACCGGATATGTTCTTCACAGGGGTCAACACTGGAAGGCACGTTCATCTGACATAATTGAAAAAGACGACAAGGTAACAATACTTGAAAAAGATGGTGTTGTGCTTGTTGTTAAAAAATTAAAAGATGAATCAGAGCCCGAAAATCTGATTGATGATGAGCAGGATTAA
- a CDS encoding SPFH domain-containing protein, producing MALIDIIIPLAVVAFIILSKAIKIVNEYERVVIFRLGRLSGVKGPGLFLIIPIIDTVVKIDLRVIAIDVPKQAVITKDNVTVAVDAVVYYQVIDPTKAVNEVENFKYATAMLSQTTLRDVIGQLELDDVLSNREDVNRNIQEQLDISTDPWGIKVTGVTLRDVSIDDTMLRAIAKQAEAEREKRSRIILADGEFIAATKMKDAARLYQEVPVAIKLRELQTYAEIAREKNMIVVANSTDVAEVAAFSKAFVKKENE from the coding sequence ATGGCTTTGATCGATATTATTATTCCGTTAGCTGTAGTGGCATTTATCATATTGTCCAAGGCTATCAAAATCGTTAATGAATATGAACGTGTAGTTATCTTCCGTCTGGGAAGATTAAGTGGAGTGAAGGGACCAGGTCTGTTCCTGATCATCCCGATAATTGATACGGTTGTAAAGATAGACCTGCGTGTTATTGCCATTGATGTTCCAAAACAGGCAGTAATCACAAAGGACAATGTAACCGTGGCAGTTGACGCTGTTGTCTATTACCAGGTTATTGATCCTACAAAAGCGGTCAATGAGGTTGAGAATTTCAAGTACGCAACTGCAATGCTTTCTCAAACTACACTCAGGGATGTTATAGGTCAGCTTGAACTGGATGATGTACTTTCCAACAGGGAAGATGTCAACAGGAATATCCAGGAGCAGCTCGATATTTCCACTGATCCGTGGGGTATCAAGGTTACCGGTGTAACCCTTAGGGATGTAAGTATTGATGACACAATGCTCCGTGCAATTGCAAAACAGGCAGAGGCAGAGCGTGAAAAGCGTTCACGTATCATTCTTGCAGATGGTGAGTTCATTGCCGCTACAAAGATGAAAGATGCGGCACGCCTTTACCAGGAAGTACCTGTTGCAATCAAACTCAGGGAACTTCAGACATATGCCGAAATAGCAAGAGAAAAGAATATGATCGTCGTGGCTAATTCCACGGATGTTGCAGAAGTTGCAGCCTTTTCAAAGGCGTTTGTTAAGAAAGAAAATGAGTAA